From a single Paenibacillus sp. FSL R5-0345 genomic region:
- a CDS encoding sensor histidine kinase yields the protein MNSKYITTIRWKFIYAFLLSVLSGGLLLFAGYQLVNFMIYLNPASESAPYSRILRWIINHIGSMPLLTAAGIISFLLFFFIYTRKVVLYLEEITKGIREITSSGMSHRIEVRTTDELGVLAENINEMAERLQHSVEEERKAVNAKNDLITGVSHDLRTPLTSVLGFLEYIEQDRCQEEVEIRYYVSIAYNKSLVLRKLIDDLFEYTRVNSGEYPLVLERLDLKAFIRQLAEESVPELTKAEMTYEIDDQADELWIEASPKELVRAYENLITNAIRYGRSGGKVEIGFSKKGNEAVVRISNFGEMIAESDIPYIFERFYRAEKSRSQHTGGSGLGLAISKSIIERHNGVIYVESSPLRTDFITHFPFFRES from the coding sequence TTGAATTCCAAATATATAACTACGATTCGTTGGAAGTTTATATACGCCTTTTTGCTTAGTGTGCTTTCCGGTGGATTACTGCTGTTTGCAGGTTACCAGCTCGTTAATTTCATGATCTATTTGAATCCAGCGTCAGAGTCGGCTCCCTATTCACGTATCTTACGCTGGATCATTAATCATATTGGTTCTATGCCACTGCTGACCGCCGCTGGTATTATCAGCTTTTTGCTATTCTTTTTTATCTATACTCGTAAAGTAGTACTTTATCTGGAGGAGATCACCAAAGGGATTCGGGAAATCACAAGCTCTGGGATGTCGCACCGAATTGAAGTTAGAACCACGGACGAGCTGGGAGTGCTGGCTGAGAATATTAATGAAATGGCTGAACGTTTGCAGCACTCCGTGGAGGAGGAACGTAAAGCTGTGAACGCGAAAAATGATTTGATCACTGGTGTTTCACATGATTTAAGAACCCCGCTTACCTCTGTCCTCGGTTTTCTGGAGTATATCGAGCAGGATCGATGTCAGGAAGAAGTAGAAATACGTTATTACGTGAGTATAGCCTACAACAAATCGCTTGTGCTGCGTAAACTGATCGACGATCTTTTTGAATATACACGTGTTAATAGTGGAGAATACCCTCTGGTTCTGGAGAGATTAGATTTAAAAGCCTTTATACGGCAGTTAGCGGAGGAATCCGTTCCCGAACTAACAAAGGCTGAAATGACCTATGAGATCGATGACCAAGCAGATGAGTTATGGATAGAAGCTTCCCCTAAAGAGTTAGTTCGTGCTTATGAGAATTTGATTACGAACGCGATCCGTTACGGTAGAAGCGGCGGAAAAGTGGAGATTGGTTTCAGTAAAAAGGGGAATGAAGCGGTTGTTCGCATTAGTAACTTTGGAGAGATGATTGCAGAGAGTGATATCCCTTATATTTTTGAACGATTCTATCGGGCAGAGAAGTCCCGTTCACAGCATACAGGTGGTTCGGGCCTAGGTCTTGCCATTTCAAAAAGTATCATTGAACGCCATAATGGCGTTATTTATGTAGAAAGCTCCCCCCTTCGAACGGATTTTATTACCCATTTCCCATTCTTCAGAGAATCTTAA
- a CDS encoding response regulator transcription factor — protein MKRETILLVDDEKEIVELLSIYLCNEGYRLLKAYDGMEALACLQKEEVDLIILDVMMPKMDGLVACMKIREERKMPIIILSAKNTDMDKISGLSIGADDYVGKPFNPLEIVARVKSQLRRYHAFNKESNSLGTDNKLSFEDLTIDTSKHEVHIDQQKIKLTPREFSILELLARHQGQVLSLEQIYDKVWNEPFLDGGNTVMVHIRNLRDKIEVDSKRPRYIQTVWGVGYKLDGPS, from the coding sequence GTGAAGAGAGAGACGATATTGTTAGTAGATGATGAGAAGGAAATAGTCGAGCTATTATCGATATACCTCTGTAATGAGGGTTATCGGCTGCTTAAAGCCTATGATGGAATGGAAGCGCTGGCGTGTCTGCAGAAGGAAGAAGTAGATTTAATCATTCTTGATGTCATGATGCCTAAGATGGATGGACTAGTTGCGTGTATGAAGATTCGTGAAGAGCGGAAGATGCCAATTATCATTCTTTCAGCCAAAAATACCGATATGGACAAAATCTCAGGACTCAGCATAGGAGCGGACGACTACGTGGGCAAGCCGTTTAATCCTTTGGAGATTGTAGCTAGAGTGAAGTCACAGCTACGTCGTTACCACGCCTTCAATAAAGAAAGTAATAGCTTGGGAACTGACAACAAACTGAGCTTTGAAGATTTAACTATAGATACGTCTAAGCATGAGGTACATATAGACCAGCAGAAGATTAAGCTGACTCCTCGGGAATTTTCTATTTTAGAGCTTTTGGCAAGGCACCAAGGTCAAGTGCTCAGCTTAGAGCAGATATACGATAAGGTTTGGAATGAACCATTTTTAGATGGGGGTAATACTGTTATGGTACATATTCGTAACCTCCGCGACAAAATCGAAGTGGATTCGAAGCGCCCGCGTTATATACAAACCGTCTGGGGAGTTGGGTATAAATTAGATGGACCTTCCTGA
- the ligA gene encoding NAD-dependent DNA ligase LigA: MDAMHVMEELVAELNNYNYHYYTLDAPLVSDKEYDVLYDKLVALEAESGFVLPDSPTQRVGGELLKGFTPHRHLAPLWSLDKAQNIEQLRSWNTRVLRLVYEYNLKNPDNPLPDPCYAVELKFDGLTLNLTYRNGVLEQASTRGNGVIGEGILAQVKTIKSVPLTIPFKEGVIEVQGEGIMNLSVLADYNTRAAEPLKNARNAAAGALRNLNPKTTAERRLNAYFYNVGFAEGVEFADHQEMMDFLRNNKFKVNPYLTYCNDFDDVTEQLAGIEESRSSLDYLIDGAVIKVTDFRIREVLGYTDKFPRWAVAYKFEAEETTTVLESVSWNVGRTGKVTPLARVEAVELAGVTVQNCTLNNVGDIERKNLKFALGARVFIRRSNDVIPEILGKVTEENDGGEIIFPEDCPACGYPLEMRGAHLFCNNKLNCRPQIISRITHFASRDAMDIETFSEKTAGQLYDELNVHDSADLYELSFEQLVQLNRFGEKKAQNLLQALEDSKGRDLASFLFALGIPNTGKATTKMLADHFRDLDAVMQAKAEELAELPDIGGIVAESIVNFFADPVVVANVARLRALGVEAKAPEAPRPVNTDSFFSGKTVVLTGSLQKLTRDEAAERLEALGAKVSGSVSKKTDLVIAGEKAGSKLAKAQQLGIQVIEDEDELIRLLEM, encoded by the coding sequence ATGGATGCTATGCATGTGATGGAAGAGCTTGTTGCGGAGTTAAATAATTATAATTACCACTACTACACGCTGGATGCTCCGCTAGTCAGTGATAAGGAATACGATGTTTTATACGACAAGCTTGTAGCACTGGAGGCTGAGAGTGGCTTCGTACTACCGGATTCACCTACACAACGTGTAGGTGGAGAGCTGCTTAAGGGCTTCACGCCGCATCGGCATCTGGCTCCGCTTTGGAGTCTCGATAAAGCACAGAATATTGAACAGCTGCGGAGCTGGAATACGCGGGTACTCCGGTTAGTGTATGAGTACAATCTTAAGAATCCAGACAACCCTCTTCCTGATCCTTGTTATGCAGTAGAGCTGAAGTTCGATGGCTTAACGCTGAATTTAACCTATCGAAATGGCGTTCTTGAACAGGCATCGACGCGTGGTAATGGTGTCATTGGTGAAGGAATCCTTGCGCAGGTGAAGACCATTAAGTCTGTTCCATTAACGATTCCTTTTAAAGAAGGGGTCATTGAGGTTCAAGGTGAAGGGATTATGAATCTGTCTGTGCTAGCTGATTATAATACACGGGCTGCAGAGCCGCTGAAGAATGCGCGTAATGCAGCAGCAGGTGCACTGCGCAATCTAAATCCGAAGACTACTGCAGAACGTCGTTTAAATGCATATTTCTATAATGTAGGTTTTGCAGAAGGTGTAGAATTCGCCGATCATCAGGAGATGATGGATTTTCTGCGGAATAACAAATTCAAAGTAAATCCTTATTTGACTTACTGTAATGATTTCGATGATGTGACCGAACAGCTTGCTGGAATCGAGGAGAGTCGTTCGAGTCTTGATTACCTCATTGATGGAGCTGTAATCAAGGTGACTGATTTCCGTATTCGAGAAGTTCTTGGTTACACTGACAAGTTCCCCCGCTGGGCAGTGGCTTATAAATTTGAGGCTGAAGAAACAACGACCGTGCTTGAGTCTGTTAGCTGGAATGTAGGACGTACAGGCAAAGTGACTCCGCTGGCTCGTGTTGAAGCCGTAGAACTTGCTGGAGTTACCGTACAAAATTGCACATTAAATAATGTAGGCGATATTGAGCGCAAAAACTTGAAATTCGCCTTAGGCGCTCGAGTGTTTATTCGGCGTTCTAATGATGTTATCCCGGAAATTCTCGGTAAGGTAACAGAGGAGAATGACGGAGGAGAAATTATTTTTCCTGAGGACTGCCCGGCTTGCGGATATCCGCTAGAAATGCGCGGTGCGCATCTTTTCTGTAATAATAAGCTAAACTGTAGACCGCAAATTATTAGTCGGATCACCCATTTCGCTTCGCGTGATGCGATGGATATTGAGACGTTTAGTGAGAAGACGGCAGGTCAGCTCTACGACGAGCTTAATGTACATGACTCTGCGGATCTGTATGAATTGTCTTTTGAACAGCTTGTACAGTTGAACCGTTTTGGGGAGAAAAAAGCACAGAATTTGCTGCAAGCGTTAGAGGATAGTAAAGGGCGCGATCTCGCCTCATTCTTATTTGCGTTAGGAATCCCTAACACAGGTAAAGCAACAACCAAGATGCTGGCTGATCATTTCCGCGATCTGGATGCTGTAATGCAGGCTAAAGCCGAGGAACTCGCCGAGTTACCGGACATTGGTGGGATTGTCGCTGAGAGTATTGTTAATTTCTTCGCAGATCCTGTAGTCGTGGCAAATGTTGCTCGCTTGCGAGCTTTGGGCGTTGAAGCAAAGGCTCCTGAAGCACCGCGTCCTGTTAATACCGATTCCTTCTTTAGTGGAAAAACTGTAGTGTTGACCGGTTCATTACAAAAGCTTACACGTGACGAAGCGGCTGAGCGCTTAGAAGCGCTTGGAGCAAAGGTATCCGGAAGTGTATCCAAGAAGACCGATTTGGTTATTGCCGGAGAGAAGGCAGGCAGTAAACTGGCCAAGGCACAGCAGTTAGGCATTCAAGTCATTGAAGATGAGGATGAGCTGATTCGATTGCTGGAGATGTAA
- the pcrA gene encoding DNA helicase PcrA produces MQLISIQDAVSRLNPPQRQAVETTEGPLLIMAGAGSGKTRVLTHRIAWLIANRKAPPWAILAITFTNKAAREMQERVSKLVGPEGRDIWVSTFHSMCVRILRKDIERIGFTSNFSILDSTDQLSVIRNCMKELNIDTKKFEPKAVQAIISASKNELITPAQYEQKVGDYFEGLVAKVYKMYQRRLRSNNSLDFDDLIMKTIELFKEVPEVLDFYQKKFKYIHVDEYQDTNRAQYMLCRMLADSHHRICVVGDSDQSIYRWRGADITNILNFEEDYPEAKTILLEQNYRSTANILNAANGVIALNSGRKPKKLWTDSEEGAKIKVYRADSEHDEGYFVTGEISKNVKQGQAYQNHAILYRTNAQSRVIEEILIKSDIPYQIVGGIKFYDRKEIKDLLAYLRLLSNPDDDISLTRIINVPKRGLGDTTVGKLAAAAAERGVSIFRVLQTVDDLGFAGRTRNMLVEFYDMIEALHRMVEFLSVTELTEKILEMSQYRLELQNENTLESRSRLENIDEFLSVTMEFEKNNEDKSLVSFLTDLALIADIDSVNDDEEDRSDAVVLMTMHSAKGLEFPTVFIVGMEEGVFPHSRAFQDNDELEEERRLAYVGITRAEKQLFLSCARMRTLFGRTTANQPSRFIEEIPEELKEDTAKTQDRFQRGGSEVGGAYGGRGFSGGSRGNFGGRSGAAGAAPIGSGGTASAATSKSSVTVTSGGAQRATGSGAAAAGEYKAGDKVSHGKWGTGTVVAVKGTGNDTELQIAFPAPVGVKRLLAGFAPITRVE; encoded by the coding sequence ATGCAACTTATTAGCATACAAGACGCAGTAAGTCGACTGAATCCTCCACAAAGACAGGCTGTCGAAACTACTGAAGGACCACTTTTGATTATGGCTGGTGCGGGCAGTGGGAAGACGAGAGTGTTGACTCACAGAATTGCCTGGCTGATTGCCAATCGAAAGGCGCCGCCTTGGGCGATTTTGGCGATTACGTTTACGAATAAAGCTGCGCGGGAAATGCAGGAACGTGTATCTAAGCTTGTCGGACCTGAGGGAAGAGATATCTGGGTATCCACCTTTCACTCTATGTGTGTTCGGATTTTGCGGAAGGATATCGAGCGGATTGGTTTTACCTCCAACTTCTCCATTCTGGACTCTACAGATCAGCTATCCGTAATACGTAACTGTATGAAGGAACTGAATATTGATACGAAGAAATTCGAACCAAAAGCTGTGCAGGCCATCATTAGCGCATCGAAGAATGAGCTGATCACTCCGGCGCAGTATGAGCAGAAGGTTGGCGATTATTTTGAAGGCTTAGTTGCAAAGGTATATAAGATGTATCAAAGGCGTCTAAGAAGCAATAACTCGCTTGATTTTGATGATTTAATTATGAAGACCATTGAACTGTTTAAGGAAGTTCCCGAGGTCCTTGATTTCTACCAAAAGAAATTCAAATACATCCACGTGGATGAGTATCAGGATACGAACAGAGCACAGTATATGTTGTGCCGTATGCTCGCTGACAGCCACCACCGGATTTGTGTGGTAGGGGATAGTGATCAGTCGATTTATCGCTGGCGCGGAGCGGATATTACAAACATTCTTAATTTTGAAGAGGACTATCCAGAAGCGAAGACCATTCTTCTTGAGCAGAACTACCGTTCAACTGCTAATATCCTGAATGCAGCCAATGGTGTGATCGCACTCAATAGTGGACGTAAGCCGAAGAAGCTGTGGACCGATTCCGAGGAAGGCGCCAAGATTAAGGTGTACCGGGCGGACTCCGAGCATGATGAAGGTTACTTTGTAACCGGAGAAATCAGCAAAAATGTGAAACAGGGTCAGGCCTATCAGAATCATGCGATACTGTATCGTACAAATGCCCAGTCACGGGTAATCGAGGAAATTCTAATTAAATCTGATATTCCATATCAAATCGTAGGCGGGATTAAGTTCTATGATCGTAAAGAAATCAAGGATCTGCTCGCTTATTTACGCCTGCTGTCAAATCCTGATGATGATATCAGCCTGACGCGTATTATTAATGTACCTAAGCGGGGATTAGGGGATACAACGGTTGGCAAGCTGGCAGCTGCGGCTGCTGAGCGTGGTGTTTCTATTTTCCGCGTACTGCAAACTGTAGATGATTTGGGCTTTGCTGGGCGGACGCGGAATATGCTAGTAGAGTTCTACGATATGATTGAAGCTCTGCATCGTATGGTGGAGTTCTTGTCCGTAACCGAACTGACGGAAAAAATACTAGAGATGTCGCAGTATCGTTTGGAGCTGCAAAATGAAAACACACTCGAATCTCGCTCGCGACTAGAGAACATCGATGAGTTCCTGTCGGTGACGATGGAGTTTGAAAAGAATAACGAGGACAAGTCGCTTGTCTCCTTCCTCACGGATCTCGCGCTTATCGCAGATATTGATAGTGTAAATGATGATGAAGAGGACCGTAGTGACGCTGTAGTCCTGATGACGATGCACAGCGCCAAAGGTCTGGAGTTCCCAACGGTGTTTATTGTCGGGATGGAAGAAGGCGTGTTCCCGCACAGCCGTGCTTTCCAAGATAACGACGAGCTTGAAGAGGAACGCCGCCTTGCGTATGTAGGAATCACCCGCGCCGAGAAACAATTGTTTCTCTCTTGCGCGCGGATGCGTACGCTCTTTGGGCGGACGACGGCGAATCAGCCGTCCCGCTTCATTGAAGAGATTCCAGAGGAACTGAAGGAAGATACCGCTAAGACGCAGGACCGTTTCCAACGTGGAGGCTCGGAGGTAGGCGGTGCTTACGGTGGACGCGGCTTCAGTGGCGGCAGTCGTGGGAACTTCGGCGGCCGAAGTGGAGCCGCTGGTGCGGCACCGATTGGCAGCGGAGGCACAGCGTCCGCAGCGACAAGCAAAAGCAGCGTGACCGTAACCTCAGGAGGCGCTCAGCGCGCTACTGGATCAGGTGCTGCAGCAGCTGGCGAATACAAAGCGGGTGATAAGGTTTCGCACGGCAAATGGGGCACCGGTACCGTTGTGGCTGTTAAGGGCACCGGGAATGACACGGAGCTGCAGATTGCTTTCCCGGCACCAGTGGGTGTAAAACGACTGCTTGCAGGGTTTGCACCGATTACCAGGGTGGAATAA